In one Candidatus Zixiibacteriota bacterium genomic region, the following are encoded:
- a CDS encoding AI-2E family transporter, whose translation MVYTAGLLIMGIDYAYILGPLAGVVSLVPIIGAYAGAIPAMIVAGMQTGSALWLVWVFIFFTIVQFVESYVISPKLFGDSADLNLTTVMVSTILWGWMWGAIGVILAVPMTAAIKVICTHIEPLNPVAKLLEGKIKF comes from the coding sequence ATAGTCTATACAGCGGGGCTGTTGATCATGGGCATCGACTACGCCTATATTTTAGGACCTTTGGCAGGTGTGGTCAGCCTGGTGCCGATCATCGGTGCCTATGCCGGTGCAATTCCCGCCATGATAGTAGCTGGCATGCAAACCGGATCCGCATTGTGGCTGGTGTGGGTATTTATCTTTTTTACGATAGTACAGTTTGTCGAATCTTATGTTATATCCCCCAAGCTGTTCGGCGATTCAGCCGACCTGAACCTGACTACGGTCATGGTTTCCACTATATTGTGGGGCTGGATGTGGGGCGCGATCGGTGTCATCCTGGCTGTTCCGATGACTGCGGCGATAAAGGTTATCTGCACTCATATCGAACCTTTAAATCCGGTCGCCAAACTACTCGAAGGTAAAATTAAGTTTTAG